Proteins co-encoded in one Chitinophagales bacterium genomic window:
- a CDS encoding DUF4331 domain-containing protein: protein MYSTKSPHFMGSTQSLWLMFLCLLMTFGIFSTPVEASSHREAPLIANDPLADNTDLYAFRSPDNPNMVTIIANFIPAELPQGGPNYYTFGENIRYEIHIDNDAGVVGDEIIYRATFTHTNEDPTTFFNIRLGAQNRKATYTLERSVDGGETFQIIVENGIVPPTNIGPRSIESGVGLGATSYASLSNSAITTASTGERVFCGPVDDPFYVDLGAVFDLGNLPRQGGENPRDGLGGVNCHTIALQIPISTLQKDGMGVNMADNILDGNYVIGVWASASRPSMRTLNTDGTKPTDSGMWVQVSRLGMPLTNEAVIPIGSKDEWNSRTPYNENPDHFEYFYNPELALYMDDDQFGGAVPAFAPLRIQTNSLGLGLDFTNGGDGLFPLKGSDAVAGTALDDAVFGTLLLPKAGAPRSADLWPIFHTGAPNFPPYQLATGKAGNPLAAGKPFINNFLPNGGDMLRLNMAVPATPRNSADFSALGLVQAAVLGLVDPRFNTNTDIESIPNMDGFPNGRRLEDDVTRIELQAVSGIVLAAIGLWYDDFDGENPVSQDLIDVLTYSTGVDENDAPFRSAFPYLALPWRGTEVGQ from the coding sequence ATGTATTCAACAAAGTCACCTCATTTTATGGGGAGTACCCAAAGTCTATGGTTAATGTTCCTTTGCCTACTCATGACATTCGGAATATTTTCTACTCCCGTTGAAGCTTCCAGCCATAGAGAAGCTCCATTGATTGCCAATGACCCACTGGCAGACAACACGGATTTATACGCTTTTAGAAGCCCAGACAATCCGAATATGGTAACTATCATTGCGAATTTCATTCCTGCTGAATTGCCACAAGGCGGTCCAAACTATTACACTTTTGGCGAAAACATTCGATATGAAATTCATATTGACAATGATGCAGGAGTAGTGGGCGACGAAATTATTTACCGAGCCACATTTACCCACACAAACGAAGACCCAACCACCTTCTTCAATATCCGATTGGGCGCACAAAACAGAAAAGCTACCTACACACTCGAAAGAAGTGTAGATGGCGGTGAAACCTTCCAAATCATTGTAGAAAATGGTATCGTACCTCCTACAAATATCGGCCCTCGTTCTATCGAAAGTGGCGTTGGTTTAGGTGCTACAAGTTATGCTTCTCTTTCCAATAGTGCTATCACTACTGCCTCTACTGGTGAAAGAGTTTTTTGTGGTCCAGTAGATGATCCATTTTATGTAGATTTAGGAGCTGTATTTGACTTAGGAAACTTGCCACGTCAAGGAGGCGAAAACCCTCGTGATGGTTTAGGTGGTGTAAACTGCCATACAATTGCCCTTCAAATCCCTATCAGCACCCTTCAAAAAGACGGAATGGGCGTAAATATGGCAGACAATATATTAGATGGAAACTACGTCATCGGCGTATGGGCTTCTGCAAGTCGCCCTTCAATGCGTACACTCAACACAGATGGTACAAAACCTACCGACAGTGGTATGTGGGTACAAGTATCTCGCTTGGGAATGCCATTGACCAATGAAGCAGTTATTCCTATTGGCTCAAAAGACGAGTGGAATTCAAGAACTCCTTACAACGAAAATCCAGACCACTTCGAATATTTCTACAATCCAGAATTGGCATTGTACATGGATGATGATCAATTTGGTGGTGCTGTACCAGCATTTGCCCCTTTACGTATCCAAACAAACTCATTGGGTCTTGGATTAGATTTCACCAACGGTGGAGACGGATTATTCCCATTGAAGGGTTCAGATGCAGTTGCAGGAACAGCTTTGGATGATGCAGTTTTCGGAACCTTGTTGTTACCAAAAGCAGGCGCACCACGTTCTGCCGATTTATGGCCAATTTTTCACACAGGAGCACCCAATTTCCCACCTTATCAATTGGCAACAGGCAAAGCAGGTAATCCACTTGCAGCAGGTAAACCATTCATCAACAATTTCTTGCCAAATGGTGGTGACATGCTTCGTTTGAACATGGCCGTACCAGCTACTCCAAGAAATAGTGCAGACTTTAGCGCATTGGGTTTGGTTCAAGCAGCTGTTTTAGGATTGGTTGATCCTCGCTTCAATACCAATACAGATATCGAATCTATTCCAAATATGGATGGTTTCCCGAATGGTCGCCGATTGGAAGATGATGTAACACGTATTGAATTACAAGCAGTTTCAGGTATCGTATTGGCTGCAATTGGTTTGTGGTACGACGATTTTGATGGAGAAAATCCAGTATCACAAGATTTGATTGACGTTTTGACCTACTCTACTGGCGTAGATGAAAACGACGCTCCTTTTAGAAGTGCTTTCCCATATTTGGCTTTGCCTTGGAGAGGAACAGAAGTTGGACAGTAA